A window of Thermococcus sp. MV5 contains these coding sequences:
- a CDS encoding ribosome biogenesis/translation initiation ATPase RLI: MRIAVIDYDRCNPDKCGHFLCERVCPVNRMGGEAIIIEEDQYKPIIQEASCTGCGICVHKCPFNAITIVNLPEELREGCVHRYGVNAFALYRLPVLKEGMVVGILGPNGTGKTTAVKILSGEIVPNLCGSNDSWDSVIRMFRGNELQNYFEKLKDGTIKKVVKPQYVDLIPKVVRGKVRDLLEKADERGILEKLVEELELSNILDREIQHLSGGELQRVAIAAAMARDANFYFFDEPSSYLDIRQRLKVARAIRRLAEEGKSVMVVEHDLAVLDYLSDIIHVVYGKPGAYGIFSMPKGTRVGINVFLEGYLPEENVRFRPYQIRFTKLSERHTQTGEVLVDYPSLIKDYGSFKLEAEGGELYKGEVVSIVGPNGIGKTTFVKMLAGVEEPTKGKVEWELKVSYKPQYIKADYDGTVYELLSKIDPAKLMSNFYKTELLNPLGIPELYERKINDLSGGELQRVAIAACLLRDADLYLLDEPSAYLDVEQRLAVSRAIRHLMEKNEKTALVVEHDVLMIDYISDRIMVFEGEPGKHGRALPPMGMREGMNKFLANVGITFRRDPDTGRPRANKEGSVKDREQKEIGEYYYTI; encoded by the coding sequence ATGAGGATTGCAGTCATCGATTATGACAGATGTAATCCAGACAAATGCGGTCACTTCCTTTGTGAGAGAGTATGTCCTGTTAATAGGATGGGTGGGGAAGCTATAATCATTGAGGAAGACCAGTACAAGCCGATAATCCAAGAAGCAAGCTGTACTGGATGTGGAATCTGCGTTCACAAGTGTCCCTTTAACGCAATAACGATAGTAAATCTTCCAGAAGAGCTGAGAGAAGGGTGTGTGCATAGATATGGAGTTAACGCTTTTGCCCTTTATAGGCTACCTGTACTTAAAGAGGGTATGGTAGTAGGCATTCTAGGTCCAAACGGTACTGGTAAAACCACAGCCGTTAAAATACTCTCAGGTGAGATCGTTCCAAACTTATGTGGGTCAAATGATAGCTGGGATAGTGTTATACGAATGTTTAGAGGAAACGAACTTCAGAACTACTTTGAGAAGCTCAAAGATGGGACGATAAAGAAGGTCGTAAAACCACAGTATGTAGATCTGATTCCAAAGGTTGTTAGAGGTAAAGTCAGGGATCTCCTTGAGAAAGCGGATGAAAGGGGAATCTTAGAAAAGCTTGTTGAGGAACTTGAGCTTTCTAACATTCTTGATAGAGAAATCCAGCATCTCAGTGGTGGTGAACTGCAAAGAGTGGCAATAGCAGCAGCAATGGCAAGGGATGCTAACTTCTATTTCTTTGATGAACCCTCATCTTACCTTGACATAAGACAGCGACTTAAAGTTGCTAGAGCTATTAGGAGATTAGCAGAAGAAGGCAAATCGGTTATGGTTGTAGAGCATGATTTAGCTGTTCTTGATTACCTAAGTGATATCATCCATGTGGTTTATGGTAAGCCGGGGGCCTATGGTATTTTTTCAATGCCAAAAGGGACTAGAGTTGGAATAAACGTCTTTTTAGAGGGATATTTACCAGAAGAAAATGTGAGATTTAGACCATATCAGATAAGGTTCACAAAATTAAGTGAGAGACACACCCAGACAGGAGAAGTCTTGGTAGACTATCCATCTTTGATCAAAGATTATGGGAGCTTTAAACTTGAAGCAGAAGGGGGAGAGCTTTATAAAGGAGAAGTAGTGAGCATAGTGGGTCCAAATGGTATAGGTAAAACAACCTTTGTAAAAATGCTTGCTGGAGTTGAAGAACCCACAAAAGGAAAAGTCGAGTGGGAGCTTAAGGTTAGCTACAAACCCCAATACATAAAAGCTGATTATGATGGTACGGTGTATGAACTCCTAAGTAAAATTGACCCGGCCAAACTTATGAGCAACTTCTACAAAACTGAACTTCTGAATCCACTTGGTATTCCTGAACTCTATGAAAGAAAGATAAATGACCTCAGTGGTGGTGAACTGCAAAGAGTGGCAATAGCAGCCTGCCTTTTAAGAGATGCTGATTTGTACCTTTTAGATGAGCCCTCGGCATATCTTGATGTCGAGCAACGCTTGGCTGTTTCAAGAGCCATAAGGCACCTAATGGAAAAGAACGAAAAAACAGCACTTGTTGTAGAACACGACGTCCTTATGATAGATTACATAAGTGACCGTATAATGGTCTTCGAAGGAGAGCCAGGCAAACATGGAAGAGCCTTACCACCAATGGGAATGAGAGAAGGCATGAACAAGTTTTTAGCCAATGTAGGGATCACTTTCAGAAGAGATCCCGATACAGGAAGACCAAGAGCTAATAAGGAAGGAAGTGTTAAGGATAGAGAACAAAAAGAAATTGGAGAATATTATTATACAATTTAA
- a CDS encoding Rossmann-like domain-containing protein yields the protein MLLKQLKEKAMKKIKEDFRILDFSFALPYTYVVLEGPEGKAIGLAMTLPEEIGEYKTSFKFPSLKEFIDKTDSLNIIERTLGVATINAISQYYIDLSKATFQDATELVEDAKKIAIIGNMPPIVKILKEKGKEIFIFERNPKLWDRETLSDSLEYYLLPEMDAVIVSGSALLNCTLDMIVKRSKKAKKIILTGATAQILPEFLKGSGVTHLASVKVIDVEKAILNLKMGSFRGFGKQSRKYVIEV from the coding sequence GTGCTCCTTAAACAACTCAAAGAGAAAGCTATGAAGAAAATAAAAGAAGACTTTAGAATACTGGACTTCTCATTCGCGTTGCCTTATACTTATGTTGTTTTAGAAGGACCCGAGGGAAAAGCTATTGGCCTAGCAATGACACTCCCCGAAGAGATAGGAGAATACAAGACATCATTTAAGTTCCCTAGCTTAAAAGAGTTCATTGATAAGACAGATAGCTTAAACATTATAGAAAGAACCCTTGGGGTAGCAACAATCAATGCTATTTCTCAATATTATATTGACTTAAGCAAAGCTACTTTTCAAGATGCTACTGAACTCGTAGAAGACGCCAAGAAGATAGCCATTATCGGAAATATGCCTCCAATAGTTAAAATATTGAAAGAAAAAGGAAAAGAGATCTTTATATTCGAAAGAAATCCAAAATTGTGGGATAGAGAGACTTTAAGTGATAGCCTCGAGTATTACCTACTTCCTGAAATGGATGCAGTAATAGTAAGCGGATCCGCTCTGTTAAACTGCACCCTTGATATGATAGTGAAAAGAAGCAAAAAGGCCAAGAAAATCATTTTAACTGGAGCAACTGCTCAAATTCTCCCGGAATTCTTGAAAGGAAGTGGAGTAACCCATTTGGCCTCAGTAAAAGTTATTGATGTGGAAAAAGCCATTTTAAACCTAAAAATGGGAAGCTTCAGAGGCTTTGGCAAACAAAGCAGAAAATATGTAATTGAAGTCTAA
- the folP gene encoding dihydropteroate synthase → MKFVGTSLEEPRIMGVINVSPESFFKGSVKQKEEDLIETALKMVEEGASFIDIGAKSTAPYLETQISVEEETKRAVWALKTLRPHINIPISIDTTNARVAEAAIKAGADIINDVTGFKGDPRMVEVAKEYGVSVILCAHREVRDFTDPVHEVVNALQESLQIAYENDIEKDKIAIDPAIGFLRPKWPPWYEWDSKIIANLNLLKIFGLPILIGISRKSFIGAITGRRDPMERLAGSLGATAIAVWNGANIIRTHDVKETLDAIKVAHFIKRFRE, encoded by the coding sequence ATGAAGTTTGTTGGTACTTCCTTAGAAGAACCAAGAATTATGGGTGTGATTAATGTCTCCCCTGAGAGCTTCTTTAAAGGGAGTGTAAAACAAAAAGAGGAGGATTTGATTGAAACAGCCCTCAAAATGGTCGAAGAAGGAGCATCCTTTATTGATATCGGGGCAAAATCCACGGCTCCGTACCTCGAAACCCAGATATCAGTAGAAGAAGAGACTAAGAGAGCAGTTTGGGCATTAAAGACCCTTAGACCACACATTAACATACCAATAAGTATAGACACTACCAACGCAAGAGTTGCTGAAGCCGCAATAAAAGCTGGAGCTGATATAATAAATGATGTAACTGGGTTTAAAGGAGACCCAAGAATGGTAGAAGTTGCCAAAGAATATGGTGTCTCAGTTATCCTCTGTGCTCACAGAGAAGTAAGGGACTTCACCGACCCAGTTCATGAAGTTGTCAACGCCCTTCAAGAGAGTCTCCAAATAGCCTACGAGAATGACATTGAAAAGGATAAAATAGCAATCGACCCAGCAATAGGATTTTTACGACCTAAATGGCCACCATGGTACGAATGGGACTCAAAGATTATTGCAAATTTAAACCTTCTGAAAATATTTGGCCTTCCTATTCTCATAGGGATCTCAAGAAAATCTTTTATAGGAGCAATAACCGGAAGAAGAGATCCAATGGAAAGGCTCGCTGGCAGTTTAGGAGCTACAGCAATAGCGGTGTGGAATGGAGCAAATATAATAAGAACCCACGACGTCAAGGAAACTCTTGATGCGATTAAGGTTGCACACTTTATAAAAAGATTTAGAGAGTGA
- a CDS encoding beta-ribofuranosylaminobenzene 5'-phosphate synthase family protein: MLIETPKRLHLGLIDPSASLGRRFGSLGVALEGGYRIRIVPHDKLEIRANEEDMRTIRFTIDRMNQEFLTGFNYLVEVENAIPRHIGLGSTTQLTLAVGLGIATLNGLKISVERLASLLGRGKNSGAGIYAFKYGGFLVDGGVGKGIPPLIIREEFPEEWGFLLVTPNVRRGLDEEEERPIMESVGGVSEIAEKISHRVVLGLLPALKERDISEFGKHLTQIQILVGKHFEKYQGGEFREDIKFVMEFLKENTYGYGQSSWGPTVYGLINREDYTTLKTKTQDFLKAHGIEAQVELGIPRNKGATTVEENTYILRLINKVAKS; encoded by the coding sequence ATGTTAATCGAAACTCCAAAAAGGCTTCACCTAGGATTGATAGATCCTTCAGCGTCGTTAGGAAGAAGATTCGGTTCATTGGGAGTTGCTCTTGAGGGAGGATATAGGATACGAATAGTCCCTCATGATAAACTAGAGATAAGGGCAAATGAAGAAGACATGAGGACAATAAGGTTCACGATTGACAGGATGAATCAAGAATTTTTGACAGGATTTAATTATCTTGTTGAGGTAGAGAATGCAATTCCTCGGCATATTGGGCTGGGTTCGACTACTCAATTAACTTTAGCCGTTGGTTTGGGAATAGCCACTCTAAATGGACTTAAAATTAGCGTTGAAAGATTAGCCTCTTTGTTAGGAAGGGGTAAAAATTCCGGTGCTGGTATTTACGCGTTTAAATATGGAGGTTTTTTAGTTGATGGTGGAGTTGGGAAAGGAATTCCTCCTCTTATAATAAGAGAAGAGTTTCCTGAAGAATGGGGGTTTCTATTAGTCACTCCCAACGTTAGGAGAGGACTTGATGAGGAGGAGGAGAGACCAATAATGGAAAGTGTTGGGGGGGTCTCAGAAATTGCTGAGAAGATCTCCCATAGGGTTGTATTGGGTTTGTTGCCAGCACTTAAGGAAAGAGATATTAGTGAATTTGGGAAACATCTAACCCAGATACAAATCTTGGTTGGCAAGCATTTTGAGAAATACCAGGGAGGAGAGTTTAGGGAAGACATCAAATTTGTTATGGAGTTTCTGAAAGAAAACACATATGGATACGGACAGAGCTCTTGGGGTCCTACAGTTTATGGACTTATAAACCGAGAGGACTATACAACACTAAAAACAAAAACTCAGGACTTTTTGAAAGCTCATGGAATTGAAGCCCAAGTTGAATTGGGAATACCTAGAAACAAAGGTGCAACAACTGTTGAAGAAAACACTTACATACTGCGGCTTATTAATAAGGTTGCCAAGAGTTAG
- a CDS encoding class II glutamine amidotransferase, with protein sequence MCRVLFAVGNGSEMKEFVDALVKSSENDVYKVAFGKTPYHKDGWGFVWISKDDLEYYKTSKPIFEDTKGVRKFLESLDGFGVLLAHTRAASQGTVNLFNAQPLVYSSPEGFNFWFYHNGDLNKQMLIDMAGLDNEKLKDISDSYVVGLYLLSSLRSFSKDEILKRFKEIIPAVRTTLNTASLFITPSEIKAFVTAYMVRKREENSLYKRYSRLLKVERKNLFAIVSSTFEVYSELSFEEVKNRTAFYLTIDLENEKFEIEELTL encoded by the coding sequence ATGTGCAGAGTCCTTTTTGCAGTTGGAAATGGAAGTGAAATGAAAGAGTTTGTGGATGCCTTGGTAAAATCCTCGGAGAATGACGTTTATAAAGTGGCGTTTGGAAAAACTCCCTATCACAAGGATGGCTGGGGCTTTGTGTGGATTAGTAAGGACGATTTAGAATATTATAAAACATCTAAGCCTATTTTTGAAGACACAAAAGGTGTAAGAAAGTTTTTGGAATCCCTTGATGGTTTTGGCGTTCTTCTAGCCCATACAAGAGCTGCTAGCCAGGGAACTGTTAATCTTTTCAATGCTCAGCCTTTAGTGTATTCCTCCCCAGAGGGCTTTAATTTTTGGTTTTATCACAATGGAGATTTGAATAAGCAGATGCTGATAGATATGGCTGGATTGGACAATGAAAAGCTTAAGGATATCTCTGACAGCTATGTAGTGGGCCTCTATTTGTTGAGTTCATTGCGTTCTTTCTCGAAGGATGAGATCTTAAAAAGATTCAAGGAAATTATCCCCGCAGTTAGGACAACGCTTAACACTGCCAGCTTATTTATCACACCATCTGAAATAAAGGCCTTTGTAACTGCTTATATGGTGAGAAAAAGAGAAGAGAATTCATTATATAAGCGGTATTCGCGCCTCTTAAAAGTAGAAAGAAAAAATCTCTTTGCGATAGTTTCATCAACATTTGAAGTCTACTCAGAATTAAGCTTTGAGGAAGTTAAAAATAGAACTGCTTTTTACCTGACTATAGACCTCGAAAATGAAAAATTTGAAATAGAAGAGCTCACTCTCTAA